CAATGTTTCAGCAACGCGCTTACCTTCATCATAACAACTGCGTGGCCCAATTGGATTAACATTCCCCCAATATGATTCTTCTTGGGGATTAATTTGAGGATCGCCATAAACCTCAGACGTTGAGGCTAGTAAAAATCTAGCGTGAACTCGCTTAGCCAAACCAAGCATGTTGATTGTGCCGATCACATTGGTTTTTACGGTTTTCACCGGATTAGACTGATAGTGCACAGGCGAAGCAGGACAGGCAAGGTGGTAGACTTGATCAACCTCAATCAGAATTGGCTCCACAATGTCGTGGCGCACGAGTTCAAAATTTGAATTCTGGAGATGCTGTGCGATGTTTTCCTTACGGCCCGTGTGGAAATTATCTAGACAAATAACTTCGTCACCACGTGCCAAAAGTGTCTCAACTAAATGTGACCCAATAAAGCCCGCCCCACCAGTTATCAAAATCCGCGACATAATTAACCTCGCATTACGCTCTACCCGTTGTCAAAAGTTTTTACGGTTAACGAAACTTTCGTCAACAGGTATTCATTTATTTTGCCCAGTAAAATCAGTTTACTGGACGGTTAGACTGAGTGCCTAAACTACAGAATATTTCGGCACTCAGTCTAAATACCAACAGGGACGCGTCCCATCGAGTAGTATGTAAATCCAAGCTTTTGCATTTCTGCAGGCTCATAAATATTACGGCCGTCAAAAATCAACGGAGCTTTAAGTAAAGATTTAACTTTATCAAAATTCGGCCGACGAAATTCGTTCCATTCCGTGACAACCACTAGCGCATCAGCGCCCTCAAGCGCTGCGTAATTATCACTGGCAAAAGTTACAGTTAGCCCGATTGCGTCAAAAAGAGTTTTGGCTACTCCCATCGCCTCTGGATCATACACAGAAACTGTAGCGCCCATCTTGATCAGTTCTTGGGCAATCGTAATACTTGGTGCTTCGCGCATATCGTCTGTGCGCGGCTTAAAGGCTAAGCCCCAAAGTGCAAATTTCTTACCTTTTAGCGTTGCCCCACCGAAATGCGCCGCTACTTTTTGAGACATGCGGCTTTTCTGAGCTGTGTTAACTTGATCTACAGCATTCACTATCTCCATCTCGATTGCGTTTTCTTCGCCAACCTTAATCAAGGCTTTAACGTCCTTAGGAAAGCATGACCCGCCGTAGCCAACACCTGGGAATAAGAAGCTCGAACCAATCCGGCTGTCTGTGCCTACGCCTCGGCGCACAGCATCCACATCGGCACCAACTTTTTCACAGAGGTTAGCGATTTCATTCATGAAGGTAACACGGGTTGCCAGCATCGCGTTAGAAGCATATTTTGTTAATTCGGCACTGCGCACGTCCATCACTAGAATTGGCTTACCAGTGCGGACAAAAGGAGCATAGAGGTCTCTCATCCGCTCAGCTGCCTCGGGACGCGAGGCGCCAATCACCACGCGATCGGGCTTCATAAAATCTTCAATTGCAGCGCCCTCTTTTAAAAACTCAGGATTAGACACAACATCAAAGCTAAACTGCGTGTGTTTTTTGATCTCTTGGCTAACTTTATCGGCTGTGCCGACTGGGACTGTAGATTTATTAACAATGATTTTATAGCCGTTCATTGCCTTGCCAATACTTTCGGCAACGCCAAGCACATAACGCAGGTCGGCCGAGCCGTCTTGATCTTCGGGTGTTCCCACCGCGATAAAGATTATTTCTGAATTTTGTACCGACGTTTTTAGGTCTGTCGTAAAAGTTAAGCGTTTGTGTTCAATGTTATTTTCAACGATTTCCTTTAATCCAGGTTCATAGATCGGAATTTCGCCGCGATTGAGCATGTCAATCTTACGTTGATCAATATCAACGCAACAAACATCATTCCCATTTTCAGCAAAACACGCGCCAGCTACTAACCCAACATAGCCACTTCCAATGACTGCAATATTCATAGTTTCCTATATCCCTGTATACATTCCCTTGCGCTCACACTTTTCTTAACTCAACTATAGCCTTTGGCAGTATGAGCTGGTCGAATTGTTTTTTAATTTCTTAACGTCAACAAATCGTTGAAAACAATTCTTAATAAGCGTTTTTATCACGGAAGGAGCGAATTAGCGTAAGTAGCAGGATCTTTAAATCCAGCCAAAGTGACCAGTTTTCAATGTAGAACAAGTCATGCTCAATACGCTTATCAATCGAGGTATTTCCTCGCCATCCGTGCACCTGAGCCCAGCCAGTCATACCGGCTTGAACCTTGTGCCGCAACATATAGCGAGGAATTCTTTTACGAAATTCTTCAATAAACTCAGGTCGCTCTGGGCGTGGCCCAACTAAAGACATTTCACCACGAAAAACGTTAAGTAATTGCGGTAGTTCATCGAGATTAGATTTTCTGAGCATTCTGCCGATAAATGTTGTGCGAGGGTCGGATTTACTTGCAAATTGAGCTCCTGTCCTCTCAGCATCAATCCTCATTGAGCGGAATTTATAGATTTTAAATTCTTGACCATCCAGGCCCACTCTAGTTTGAGAGTAAAAAATTGGCCCTTTTGAGCTAAATTTAACCATTAAAGCAATCAATAAAAATAGAGGCGAGAAAAAGGCCATCAATCCAAGCGATAAAATCGTATCAAACATTCGTTTCGTAACTCGATTGATGCCACTTAAAGGGGTACTCGTCACACTCACCACGGGCAATCCATCAAACTCTTCTACTTCTGAACCAAGCTGCACAAATTGGTGAAAGTCTGGAACAATTTTAACATCTACAATGCTATCACCGAGCGAGCTTAAAATTGTTTCTGTCTCGGCATGATCTTCAAG
The sequence above is drawn from the bacterium genome and encodes:
- a CDS encoding UDP-glucose/GDP-mannose dehydrogenase family protein, whose translation is MNIAVIGSGYVGLVAGACFAENGNDVCCVDIDQRKIDMLNRGEIPIYEPGLKEIVENNIEHKRLTFTTDLKTSVQNSEIIFIAVGTPEDQDGSADLRYVLGVAESIGKAMNGYKIIVNKSTVPVGTADKVSQEIKKHTQFSFDVVSNPEFLKEGAAIEDFMKPDRVVIGASRPEAAERMRDLYAPFVRTGKPILVMDVRSAELTKYASNAMLATRVTFMNEIANLCEKVGADVDAVRRGVGTDSRIGSSFLFPGVGYGGSCFPKDVKALIKVGEENAIEMEIVNAVDQVNTAQKSRMSQKVAAHFGGATLKGKKFALWGLAFKPRTDDMREAPSITIAQELIKMGATVSVYDPEAMGVAKTLFDAIGLTVTFASDNYAALEGADALVVVTEWNEFRRPNFDKVKSLLKAPLIFDGRNIYEPAEMQKLGFTYYSMGRVPVGI
- a CDS encoding undecaprenyl-phosphate glucose phosphotransferase yields the protein MLKKNAQLFEALFVATDLFVVSLAWIFAYWLRFLSGWIAIDKGIPPFVDYVKMLIFVWLIWAYVYRQFKLYQPTRGKRRIVEIFKLVRANLFAVLLLLAFTYLFREKSEPFSRAVFVIFIGLSITLSIFSRMLIRTILRVLRSSGYNLRYALIVGSEALAQKVARSMLMHREYGIELLGCLDRNAEIEGQYPEQKRSARGFRVIGSYADLPKIISQGKVDLVLVALPLEDHAETETILSSLGDSIVDVKIVPDFHQFVQLGSEVEEFDGLPVVSVTSTPLSGINRVTKRMFDTILSLGLMAFFSPLFLLIALMVKFSSKGPIFYSQTRVGLDGQEFKIYKFRSMRIDAERTGAQFASKSDPRTTFIGRMLRKSNLDELPQLLNVFRGEMSLVGPRPERPEFIEEFRKRIPRYMLRHKVQAGMTGWAQVHGWRGNTSIDKRIEHDLFYIENWSLWLDLKILLLTLIRSFRDKNAY